Genomic DNA from Fusarium keratoplasticum isolate Fu6.1 chromosome 2, whole genome shotgun sequence:
TGTCGATCCCCCAGCCCGTGAGCGCATCATCGTCGAGCCTCCATCTCTGAccccctctcctctctcgtCTGCGCCCCCACACCCGCGCTTCGCCCAAGAATCCGCCGTGTCGGGCTTATCATCGGACAATgagatcgtcgtcgaggaggagcacAGCCCgtcgccgccaagaaggtcatACGGCCAGCGATACAGCCAGGAACGGTACCGACGAGAGTCATACAGAGATGATGGGTACAGAGACTATCCACCAAGAGACTATCCACCAAGAGACTACtcgccgaggagggagagcagGCGGTATAGCCGGGATCGATGAGGGGTTGTTACGACGACTTTAACGCGTTTTCTTCTTCCGGTTATGACTTTACGAATTCAGCACAAACAGAAAGGGTTGATGGACGGGGACTTTTCTGTCAATGAACGTTTTGGGGGAAAAGCGCTGGAGTGATTGATTATAGATAATGTTGAGTTGGATAACGAGGAGGGTTCTTGAGAGCACGGGGTAATAGGAGTGGTGACGGCAATCTAGGACGGATGAAGCCAAGTAATACGAGAATgccagaagaagcagacgACAGGACAGAATAGGCTCGAGTCTTTGGAGCAGAGGCCCAAGTCATTTCCATAGATACCCCCCTGAACGGTCTCGTCATGAAAGCTATATATACAGACGAATCGGCCTTTTCAACTGTCCCTTGATCCTGCGCAACATGGCTGTTTTCATGTTGTGTgtcctccccctccccctttTCTCCCGTCTCTTTAAAGATCATGGCCTAGATACAACCAGCCAGCCCAAAGGCACCATGTCCTCTAACCACCTCCcagcttttttttctcttctcactTCGACTGACAATGACAACAAGTACAGAGGCGGAGCCCTCGCCCTCTGATGCAGATCTGAGCAAGTATAgactaagatataaaaaaaaaaaaaatagacAAGAATGCCACCCATCGCTTGACAGACTGCCTGGCGTCTGCAAGCTAGCCCTCGCGCCAGCACCGGCAAATAAAGACAGATAGATAGATAGATAAAAAACAGAACAGTAACCAATCACTCACTACTCACATATTCATCCCTCCATCGTTGCTGGACCCGTTGCCGTTGGCACCTTGGGGCccgccaaagaagaaggtaTCAAAGGGGTTCATCTGGGGAGTCTCGCTAAAGTCGTGATGGAGCCCTTCCCAGTTCATACCCATGCCGAGGTCGATCTGAGACTGGTCCATCCTGCCGAACTCGCCGTTGGCCGAAGCACCCAAGTTCTGCAGAAACTCCATCGTCTGCGCGTCGGGATAATCAACCGGCCCCGGTCCGCTGAACTGCTGCTGAGGGTGCTGTCCAGTATACGATCCACCGCCTGTGGATGGCTGTGATGTCACTCTCCTAGGAACACCAGGTGATGGTACCATGCCCGACTCAACGGGCGATCCCTCCTGGTTGAGCTCGGAAGGGCTTGGGCGATTACGCGACTTGAGCATGTACCCCTCAGCAGTCCGCGCCATCGGAGGAGACGGCTGCGCATTCACCTCGCCCGTCACGGACAGTGTCGGGGACGAGAGCGAGTCAGACCGCGACATGTCGAACTGATAAGACGCCTGGTCGGAGCTCTGGTGCCGGTGACGGACCTGTGCTGAGCCCTTGGATGAGTCAGGGGGCGTGTTCCAAGCCGAGCGCTGTCTTCGAGGTTGAGTCGTCGGAGACCCGAAACCTCCTGTAGAACtggccatcttgatggtggccttggctgtcCGGTCGAAAGCATCTCGGCACGTCTCAGCCGGCGGGCACTTGTCAATCATATCGGTGAGGACCGACTTAGCCGCGAGGATGGTAAAATCCACCTCGTCCATGGTCTAATCTCGTGTTAGCTATCAGCTCTTATTGCTGTGTGGACAAGTAAACTTACAAGGCGGCTTCGCACAATTGGCGAATGCCAGATGGCATACAAGTACGAAATTCCTGCCATGAAGAGGTGGTGCGTGGAGAGGTAGGTGTAGCTGACCAGACCACTGAGATGGAGCTGTCGATAGAGACGAAGAATCTTTTGGCCAGCCTCAGCAACCTTGAGATAGATAcgatcctcatcctcacGTAGCTCGGCTTGGTAGGCCGTGGGACTGTTGACCTCGTTTGACGAGTTATACTCGCCCTCGAACATGGCGGGCACGCTCAGGCTCTGGCGGTagagcatgatgatggcttgccAATAGTTGAGCTCAAGGAATTCGGTCGAGAACATGACGCCCGTCTCCTGCCTCGTGGGTGCCGATGTCTTCCACCGGTACAGCCTCCTGTCTATGTCGATGCGCCATGACCGGAACGAATCAAACTGTACCAGGAAAGGCGACGGCAGGTGCATATGCGTATCGGGATGCTTGTTTGAGACGCCCGCCTTGGCGATCTGAGCCTGGTTATACTGTAACACCTGCAAGATCTCAGATTGCAGCAGCCGCAAGCGGAAGTAGTGATGGGCGACATGCTTGTAGCTGGGCTGGATCTGGTCTGATGGTGGATCCAAGAACCCCGTCGGCGTGATATAGTCGTCGTCCAACGGCGAGGGGAACTCGGTTGTGATGACCTGATCGCTAATGCCGAATGGTCTTCCAACACATGTGCTCACCAGCCGATCAAGCGAGTACGTGCACCACCACAGACGTCGTCTCATGTCACGCGTCCACAGCTTTCTTCCACGAGCCTGAACACCATTCTCGCGTGGCCCAGCACCCTCAGTCTGGTCCGACTCGGTAGGCTCGGGTATCGACACTTCCACGTCTCTGTCGTCTTCGTAGTGAAGGCCGAGATCAACCGCGAGTCGCACAGCAACGCCAATGATGTACCTGACACATGTTAGTCCCCTCTCAACAATTCACTGATCCATCACTCACCAGAGTCCAGGGGGAACAgggcggaggagggcaaAGTTAGCCAGGAGAAGCACGGCTTGCAAAACCTCCAACCCCCCGCCGCTGTTGCTCAGACACGATTCCAGGTGAACAATGGCGCTCGCATGGTATTCTTCAGGCTCACATCGGCTCCTGGCCTCGGCGCCCGTACTACCGCCCGACGATTCTGTCTTTACGGGCTCGCCCACTATGACACCGCAGCCGATAGCAAATACCATATTCAACAAATACAGCTCCCGCGAGCCGCGACCGGGGTCCTGTGTGGCATAGACGCGCTCAAAAGTCTGCATAAACTCTCCTCGGTGGAGAATTGGGATCTGAGGGTTAGAATGCTCAAAGTAGAGCCTCACCAACCGCAGGCCGACTTCCTTGGGAGGGAAAGCAGCAGGCTTGATGGTGGGCCGTGTGTGAA
This window encodes:
- a CDS encoding Zn(2)-C6 fungal-type domain-containing protein, which translates into the protein MPARGPLSPSSQPAKRQRQNSFDDGSPRNGQPSPNDRQQADAASSSASAPASAAASVAAKPGQSSNFRNVSACNRCRLRKNRCDQKLPSCASCAKAGVACVGYDPITKKEIPRSYVFYLETRVEQLENLLSSNNIAFPPAENLEICSRPGTDTASINSTTETGYSGQSEAGDRTINRPQSQAVESLKPKKPGQAGFLNIVSPSKPRSLASASGVSFARVVYAAVQYSTSGQTGMGDRPGSRQPTGNGASLRDSFFGLHTRPTIKPAAFPPKEVGLRLVRLYFEHSNPQIPILHRGEFMQTFERVYATQDPGRGSRELYLLNMVFAIGCGVIVGEPVKTESSGGSTGAEARSRCEPEEYHASAIVHLESCLSNSGGGLEVLQAVLLLANFALLRPVPPGLWYIIGVAVRLAVDLGLHYEDDRDVEVSIPEPTESDQTEGAGPRENGVQARGRKLWTRDMRRRLWWCTYSLDRLVSTCVGRPFGISDQVITTEFPSPLDDDYITPTGFLDPPSDQIQPSYKHVAHHYFRLRLLQSEILQVLQYNQAQIAKAGVSNKHPDTHMHLPSPFLVQFDSFRSWRIDIDRRLYRWKTSAPTRQETGVMFSTEFLELNYWQAIIMLYRQSLSVPAMFEGEYNSSNEVNSPTAYQAELREDEDRIYLKVAEAGQKILRLYRQLHLSGLVSYTYLSTHHLFMAGISYLYAIWHSPIVRSRLTMDEVDFTILAAKSVLTDMIDKCPPAETCRDAFDRTAKATIKMASSTGGFGSPTTQPRRQRSAWNTPPDSSKGSAQVRHRHQSSDQASYQFDMSRSDSLSSPTLSVTGEVNAQPSPPMARTAEGYMLKSRNRPSPSELNQEGSPVESGMVPSPGVPRRVTSQPSTGGGSYTGQHPQQQFSGPGPVDYPDAQTMEFLQNLGASANGEFGRMDQSQIDLGMGMNWEGLHHDFSETPQMNPFDTFFFGGPQGANGNGSSNDGGMNM